The genomic region ctctccctatCGAGCCAAGCGTTTATAAAAGGAATTAATTTATATCAATTACTGCACACAGTCGGTAGATGTTTTTCCGACGCATTCGGAAGCAAAAACGGCATTCTCGCGGTACACGTGCTTCCGTTTCATACGGACGTAAGCCCCGTTTCATAAAATGAAAACGCTTTGTTTCGCCCAGGTGAGCGATGGCTTCAAACATACTTTTCCCTGGTGGAAGGAAAGCATCAAAACGGAAGAACCTAGAGCTCAGCCAAACCGACTCCTTTGTCATGTCCACGCAAACATCAACGATCGCCAAAACGGGAATCAAAAGCGGCAAGGGGCTACAAATTGTGCACCGGAAGAGCTTACCCGTTAAAGATCCGAAGGTTGGAACCGATCCGCTCTTGGATACCACCGAATGTCCAATTTTGATTCCTCGTTGACGAGTGGAACGAGAGGTGAAATGGCAGAAGCTACTAAAAATGTCTCCAAACGAAAGGAAGAATACCTTAGCTGTACACAATCCCGCCACACAAGCGGATGCCGGCTGTCCCCCAAACGGGTATGCCAAGGGGGACGCCAAAGAAGGGCCGAATGGGgccgaacgggaaaaagttcTCTGCAAAACCGACGTGCCCTCCGCAATGTCAGCAATGTGGagtcattaaaaattaaagattttcattttatggCTTATTAGGTGGAGCACCGCCTGATGCGTTTTTTGTTGCCTTTGTTGATGCTGTTTTGTCTTCGTTTATCTTTTGTATTCCCTGCACATTTTCGCACATTGGAAGTGGTGGTCGCGGAAGAACCCGCCGAGGGATGTGGAATGTGGAAAAATTTTAATAGGCAAAACGGCCACTACCGGTCCCATTCCGGTAGATCCCATGCCGAGAGGTAAGGGTGCTTTTCCCATTGGGAAAACGCTCCTCCGCCCCTCGGGCATGCTGGCGATCGTCCACCGCTGAACCGAGATACCCTTTTTTGATGAGCTATTCGCCCCCCGGCAGAGAAATATGAGCCACTTAGCATCGAGAAACaatagagagagagtgtgcAGTTCGATTAACCGGCACACTGTGACGGCTTTCCTAACTGTACCTTTCTGCCCGCCGGGAAAATCTCCCGATAGGGTCCAAGGTCAACTAGGTTATCTGGCGGATACGGTGAAAGAattgtgaataaaaaaaaagaaatggcctTTCTATCGCCTGACCTTATTAGAGAAGCACTCGTTTTTTATGGTTCCAAATTTAGGTCTAAAgatttcatcattttcccaAACTagtttttactttaatttcACATTCAATCCCTgaatgaatatatttttacttACTATAGACATCATGGCCCACAATCACAAACATGAAAAGAAGTATAAAAATCTGTGTTAAATACATTGTAATGTAGACAAATAATAAGCTTATCTTATAAAATATCTCAAAATTTGGAAAAGCTTTGGAGCGTTTGctgaaatgaattgaaataaagaacaaatattttttttggttttactaTGGATTAAATCAGGCGTCTGCAAAGTCCAGTCAGCGGGCCAAAATTCTAGCGCAATTCTGTTGAACATGGTGTTCAACACCATGTACCGTCCTCGAAAATACCTGGCCCACGGTTCCGGGCTCTTTTTTCATTTGGTCCTTTTCAGAAAACATGTTCTGACCCCTGGACTAAATAGCCTATCTTTTATACAGATGTTCTAACTCAAAAAGGATTAATGTCTATATGCTCCACTCTTTCCAATCATCGTTCAAAACATCATGTTAATTAGATCATCTTTTTTAGTTCCACTGGGCTCTAGTTTTATTTGAACTCGTCAAGAGGTTTGTATCTAGTGTTGGAAAAAGTCCAAGCACCTCTTAAGCAACGCTTTCTCCATCACTAAACGGAATCCAACGCATTTCGCTAATAGGGCTTTTATTCCCTTTTAACTTGCTGCATCTATACGCATCGATCAAACGGGAGGCAAAACATTGTGTTCCACAGGTCctagagcaaaaacaaaacagcagaCTACCGTCtttaataaaaatagttaTCGACTGGCCATTAGCAGTTGCAAAAGGTTTTTGTTCACCCCGTGCTCCTATTTGTACTTATAAAGCACATACACTAGAGAGACAGCTCAAACTGGTTGGTTTTTCTACCCACTCGCTTTGCTTCACCATGtagaagcagaagaaaggtTGAACACCGTGGATGCAAAACACTTTGCCTGATCGGATTTGGTTCATCTGTTGCCAGCTTCCTCGCTGTCTCGCGCTCGATGAATTCTTCCTACTAAACGTCTTGCTACAAAATGCGGCAGGGCTCGTTAAGGGAACAACGGTGAACCCGTTCGACCATCGGtgtaaacaaataattgaaCATAACAGCTGACCAGCCTCTGCTAAGGTGGACCGTTGGTTTAGGGCGATTCGTACACTCTCGGACATTATCGTAACGTACCGCCTAAGTGGTGTCGAAACGGAGgtgtcctttttttaattCGATTTTTATCCACGCACAAGAGCGCACTGGTTATCCTCTATGTTTTATTcgctttttttcgttgtttgtttgatctTCTTCTATCTCACTTGTGCCAAACATAGACGCACGGTAGTTGTTCCACATTTGCGCCCCCTCAGCCCATTGGCGGCATTTCACTTTGGAGTCCCGAAAAAGGGCACCGACTACAAAATCGCGTCCCTAATGCGCCCACTAATGCACCGATCGTCCCGGGTTGAATGAAGTGAGAGAAGATCCATCTTCCCCGGGACTCCAATCAGAGATGCAATCAGAGTGTCCTTAGGGGAAAGAAGAGAATCCGATGTTGGAAGTGTTCGTGAAAGCGTCCATCGAGCGACAGCGCTTCCATAAACGGAAACGACGAGTCAACGAGGGAGTCGACGGTGGCCTATTGAAGTTCTCCGGACTGGACAGTCTTCAGGCACGATCGAGTACAGGTCTGTGAGCTGGCCTGCCAATGCGCAGCTGTCACTCAACGTAGGACAACGCTACCCAAACAGCtgaccaaccaaccaacatgGAGGCGTGGAAGTAACGGACAGGACAGTATACCAACCCTTTCGGACACTGCCCCTGCTTCCGGTGCCGGTGATAAAAGGGCAGCGAAGGGTTGACTAATTAAAGCGCAGATTGACAACTCACGGGCACGGGCCACTGGCGATCGTGACACTTTCCATTCGTCGCAGCCTCGGAGCAGCTCCCTTGCGGATCAATTGGTTTCGAATTAGCCGGTCGGGATGTGCGAAAAATCAACCACCCGCTAAAGGTGCTTGATGTACCATCATTTCCATCTATGGacacaaagaaggaaaatcaaCCTCGGGAATAAGTGGCAACAGGCTTGAGTGAAAATCAAAAGATCATTCAAACCCGATTGATCAACTCCTATCGTCGTAGCAGCGACTAAAGAAGGACTCGCGAGGTAATTATATTCAACAGAGGTCTTGGGTTGGGGAACCCCGGAGGAAGGTTTCGTTGTGACTCGATTCGAAGCTCAACTTCCCCGCCCTAACCAAGTCGGGCGATGTCAATGAGCtgttaattaataattttcctcgGTCGGCTTGGCACCTCGGCAGTTCATGCGTGCGGTTGATACGATCGTTACGATCGCAGGATTGGCCACTTGGGTAGGAGCGCTAAGATAAAGCGAGCCCAGCAGTACCCTTTCCTGGACTGGGTTCGACGAACAGGGACAATCGTAGCGACCGATCAGCGATCGACGAAAAAGGACATCGCGTTCCATGCACGATCCTGcgttgggcaagaggcaggaTGGTACGATCGTGCGCACATGCTACCAGCTCGGGGACTTCGAAACCGGGAGGAATAAATAATCACAACCGGCATCGTGCATCGTAAAAGTACTGCATCTTGGggattttttctccatttatgCATATATTACTCGACGACCACGAGAAAGAAATGGATGGCCTAGGATTGGTCGATTCGGTACTCAATAAAATAGCCATCTAATAAACACTTGCGATGTCCAGTGGATAAGGAAACGTTTATTGGCAAGCATGTGTAGCCATTGCTTGCTACAAAACCATATTTATGCTAATTTCCACACCGGGAAGATTACAGATGGCACATTGATCGTCGCAAACGAGGACTTCATCGCTTGGTCACAATTGGTAGTAGTGCCTGTCTCCTTCCGCACTTCGCACTACATCCCCCATCAGGTCGGCTGATGGTGTTGAAGAATTTCGCATCATAAGCATGCTGGATACCATTTTGATCGTTCGATTGAACctcttcagaccatggtttggTCGATTCTCTGAACGATGTTCAACTGCGATGGTATTGAATATTCATGAACGCACAAATGCGTTTACGATATGAACCCTTCCGACCCTGTTGTTGCCTTTGGTATGGTTGTCCAATAAAACCATCACCACGCCTTGCTAGCGAACTTCCGTTGGGTAGTGTGGCATAATCGATACACTGTACAACTCTTGCTATTTATCAAGATCACTGTGCAAAGCACAGCCACCGTGCTGCACCAGGTAACGGAACTTTTGATCGATCGATATCGAGCCCTTTCTCAGTCAAATAGAAAGGACACTGATCACGTATTGCGCTccaatctatttttatttttaactgggCAGTCTAGATTGGagtttaaaattaacaaaatacacacaagACGATAATTCATTTAACTGACAGTTTGAATAATTATAGCAAAGCCGGCGAAACGGGAAACGTGGAATCGGTAATTTAACGTGTGAATGTCACAAATGACACACGGCCGCCATTGTGAATACATTCATATCGCGTGaatattttctcaaaaactagaaacgatggaaaaacctTCACTCGGGCAAAGTTGTTGGTCTGAAAAAgtcctttcatttaaggggtcaacCGTGAAAATCGCTTGGAAGAAGCAAGAGTTATCTACAAATTGGACAATATTAGTCTAATTTGACAATCAAGGCTTATCTACTTGTTATAAGGTAGAGTTCCATCTCTTTTCCTCACAACTAaatttctcaaaaactagaaaagacAGATTGATCTTTTGTTGGACAAAGTTGTGTGTCTTTATAATATCAATCAATTGAGGGTTCATTTGTTAAAATCGGTTAAGAAACTAAAAAGTTATAGAAGTTATGACTGTTTTAGGTCTGCTGAATGTTGTTGACAAACAACGCTGGTCTCTGTGTCTGTCAGCGGTGTCAGCTGTCACGACTGCTGTCAGTAGTCAATCGAAAGACAAAACAATATCTTCAAAAAAGTGCGACGTGCATGCAAACCATATCTTCTATTTTCTTAAGCAAACACACGAATTAAATCACCAAATTTCAAGTGCAATGGATGCGTAAGGAAGTGTCGAACGGGGCTACGTAAAATTTCCTTCggctgtgcgtgtgtgttagCGAGTCCTGCTGCAGCAAGTGCAGTGCAAGTGTTCCCAAAATGTCCGTGGTTCGAACGAAAGTCCTGGGACTGGTGGACGTGATAATGCGTGTGCCCAGTCTGTTTATCATAGACGAAATACTCAAAATGGGCATGGGCGTGCCGATGCAAGTGGCATTGCAGGCGACCAACAGTACCGTCCAATCAAATTATGAGCTCCCGATGGAAAAAATGCTCCCGGAGGACGAACGAGGAATGCAGGATAACATTGAAATGTACAAAGTCATCTCGTTGGCCGTGCTCAAGTTTCTCATCTGCCTGTTCGGTAAGTGTGTCTGATCGGCTGCCAACCCGTGGGCTTGGTGGttcataagaaaaaaaaaagtcttatGCTAACAGTACATCCAATTTGCCACCGTGCAAGCAACCTGTTTGCCAAGAATACGCGAAGCATTAAACCGCATGACAGCTGTAGCCTTGACGCGGATGTAGGTTATTGTGGACGGCTATCTCATTCAAAGGTAATTTCGTTCGTCCATGCACAGTGCGGCCGCAACAAATGCAGCACGCTAGAGCTGAAcaagaaacaacttttatcaAATGACTTACTTATCATTGAAGGCCCATTTTTCTTACGCTTTGTATCGCAAATAATTGTCCTTGGAACCTAACTTTTCGAATAGTATGAACTGAAGGTTCGTGCTTCCGTAACATCAGGTGTATCAAAATTCTCCCTCGCTACCCTCGTTAGCCTCCAATATCCGGTTGGGGTTAGTGAACCTCCCCGAATGTGTTGTTCATCGTCTGAAGATCATCTACTTCAACTTTTCTAAATAGTTCCCATCCAACTGGTCGCATCACTGCGACCAAGCCAATAAGTTACCTTCTATTTTTCAGATGAttaggatttttttcaaacataactCATTTCCACCGTCTGTCTCGGTTCACATAAACTTGTCGACATCGATGAGCCATGAAGCGATTAGTTGGAAGAACAATATTCGACACACTTACAAATTACTTCCTTCGACTCCTCCGACTTCGTTCCGCGTCTTCAGAAACGCTTCGAAAACGTCCCACTCGGAGTTGGTCAAGGAACGACATATTAAAGATTCATTGTATATTTTTGATGTAGTTCCTGCATACCAATGTCTCGTTCATCGCGTGACCACCAGCGGATAGGAAAAGTTATACATCGATTGTTTAATGTAGTGGCGCTAAACATCTGGTTCGTTTTCCTATCTGTGATGTTTATTTGGTAAATAACTATAATTCACTTCATAAGGCCACTCTAGGAAATGAACCAATGTGGTGGACATTTGTAACAAGTGTAGCGTCATGGTATGATTTGATTGGGGCGCGTCGTGTGGATCGGACATTGTTCAATGATTCAGCAGGTTCCCTGATAACGAAGAAACCATGCCTTTTCTTTTGAACGATACCGGGGCACGATAGTGGAATACATTTGGATTTAGCGTATTTGTAAAACGAGTGACGCCAATGGCGTGCACAAACATGCAGGTGCACACATGCATCGGGACATTCGCGTATGCAAACATACTAGCGCTGTGGCTGTTGAATAAAATTGTGCCAGACGAACAGCCCCCAGCTGAACTAATATGTGGCAAAATGTTGCGACGCCAATAAATATAGATTCTCCAAATCGAGCAAAGCGCAAAAAGTTTCACCTAGTATGCCACGATCGAATTATGACGTCAATCTGTTTTTAGCCGACTagatgtaaaacagaaaaaaggacaTTTTGTGCCGTGATGTGGTGTGAAATTAATCGGCCCTCGAGATGTTAATCTAATGCTGGGTTCGGCAACCTCCTGTTGATGCTCGCTTGTGAAATTTACAtgcaaacaattattttaaaatatttacattacaCTTCTGATCTCCCTCTCTCAGGTGCAATCAGTGCGGCATGTGTGTTTATGCTTTGGACTCGTCATTTAGTCATCGTGTACATGTACATTCTCTCCGTGGGCTTGATATTTCTCTCCTACTGGAGCAATGTGTCCGCACTGTCGGTCATATCGGATAGCCCAAGCCTGTTGGAGGATGTACTGTCGCTCAATATGGACCGGTTGCTCGATCCGGGAGGTGTTCTAATCTCCATACTACCGCACCTATTGGCCCAATGGCTAATGGGTGTCATATTCGCATATATTCATTTAGGACCCAGGTAAGGCCCACCTACGAAACACACTGCAGCAAACGTTTCTGTTATAACTAATCGGTTCGTTTTTCAGGTATAAAATCACCCAGAAAGCTCTGCCGTTTAGCTTTCTTATGCCGTTGCTGCTCGCGATGCTACCACTTCCGTCGGTGGTGTTGAAACATTCCCCCGCGTTTGCTGCCATCCTGCCCCTAGTGCTGTCCAAGATTGCCCTCTGGAGTTCGTCTTTCGACGTGGTCAAGACGATCCTCAACGGGTATCAGCATGCTCGCAATTTTGCCGGTAACTTTGGCATTGCGACGTTGATCGAGAATGAGTGGCAACGATTGAACGTACCCTGCGTTCTGCGAGTCTTCTGGACCTTGCGGCTCACCGAACATCTCGTCAGTCTGCTCATGTCCTCCGAAGCACCACTACGGTTTGCGGCTACCGTTCAAAGCTTGCTAGTCAGTGGATGCGAAACGCTTACGGCCGTTCTCGGTATGACCAGTATCATCTCGCTGATCTGCCACTACATCGGTAAGATGTTTCAGCTGTTCCTGCTCTCCGAGGACTATGACGAGGACAAGTCGATCGGTACGGTGTCTGCGATACTGTTCTACATTCTTGCCCTCCAGACAGGCCTTACATCACTCACGCCAGACAAGCGTATCGTCCGGTTGTGTCGCAATATGTGTCTGCTAGTGACGGCTTTGTTGCACTTTCTGCACAACATTGTTGCACCCATACTAATGTCACTGAGTGCTGCTCGAAATCCCTCACGGTAAGTACGGTTACGGCAGTCCCTAACCCACACccaacgtaattccaaaccgTACGCCTACAACACGACACACATCTAACATCATTCCCCGGCGCGTTCCTTCATACGTTACGCGTTGTGCGTTCCTTTTTTGCAGCAAACGCCATGCAAGGGCGTTAATGGTGTGTGCTTTCCTTCTAATCGCGCCGGGATCACTGTTGACTGTGCTCTGGTCACGCCACTCTCCCTCCACCTGGCTGCTAGCCGTGACCGCTTTCTCGGTGGAAGTGATCGTGAAGGTAAGCTACTAACCGTTTTACCTACGGCACCCCCTATCACCGCTTACAGATGCTCTTTGCAGGCACCATTTGCTTTAAAACTGCTCTTGCTTCTTCCCCAGGTGCTCGTAAGCTTGGCAACTTACACACTCTTCCTGCTGGACGCACGTCGGCAAACGTTCTGGGAGAAGCTGGATGATTACGTCTACTACATACGGGCGTTTGGCAACTCGGTCGAGTTTTGCTTCggaattttcctcttctttaatGGTGCCTGGATATTGACGTTTGAGTCCGGTAAGTATCCGTTTGGGCCTATACTACTGGATTCTGTTTTCATTCCTTCACCCGTAGTATCAACGTCCGCTCTACCTTCACAAATCGCAGTCCAAAACCTCATATCCAATATTGTTGTTTGGTAATATACTTCCTTCCCCAAAAACCATTGTAAATATGTTTCTCTCCACAAATCTGGATGTTTGGGTCGCTGGTTGAAGGTTATTCTTATGGTCTGTCCTGATTGAATATATCAACATCCATTGCTCCAACTTTTTTGTCTATGATTCTTTATTGTCTTTTGTACAAAGCCTTAttccttatttttctttctctcttaatttatttcttgtttgttcAATCCGAACAAATCTCCCACCCGTCCTTCCCGAACACCAAACAACACTGACCATCCAACTAACCGCTCCTTGCTTTTGGGTGGATGTTTCACTCCACTCGCGCTACTTCATCTAATCGCACCCTTCCAATAAAAAACATCCCACACAAACCTCCTCCCCCATCCGGCACTCCATCCGCGGAATGTTGATTTCGTTGAACGCGCCACGGCTTACATTTAGAAACGATTCCCATAGGCGGCGCCATCCGTGCACTGATGATGGGCATCCATGCGTACTTCAACATCTGGTGCGAGGCGCGTGCCGGCTGGGGTGTGTTCATGAAGCGGCGTACGGCAGTGCACAAAATTTCGTCCTTGCCGGAGGCAACCATCGCCCAACTGCGCCAGTTCGACGATGTGTGCGCCATTTGCTATCAGGTAAGTAAACACCTTGGCGGCTGTTGACGCTCACCAaatatttaaacacttttgtttcCTACACGCAGGACATGACGTCCGCTAAGATCACGCGCTGCAATCATTATTTCCACGGTGTTTGTTTGCGTAAATGGCTTTACGTGCAGGATCGGTGCCCGTTGTGTCACGAGATTATTATGAACCAAGATGTAAATCCGGGTGAGGATGGTACTGAAGAACGAGTTCACGATAATGGACAGGTAAGACGGGATGACTGCAGTAATAGGAGCAAAATCTTCCAGGGCTATCTCCTGAAACAATCCCTAGTTAAGACAACACAGAGCGTGaaagttaattttttaatttttttagcCACAAGGCTCCGATGCCATTGGACTCCAAAATATGTCACAAAATACAACTGGTGTCAATTTGCAACCGCAAACCTCCGGACAATCGAGTGGTACATTACTTTCGTCACTGACGGAAGCTGAAAGTGAAGCGACTGGAGGCGATACCACCAGCGGAAGCAGCAGTCAAAGTGGAAGCGAAGGTACGGGTGATACAGGAAATTTAACCAATGGAAGCACCGGTAGCAGTAATAGTAGCGGTGGTACCCTTTCCGGCATGACGAATAGTTCCCTCGTGTCAGCGGCTGCCATCTCGTTCAATCTTCGACGACATCATGCCCTgttgcaacaacagcagcaatcgCAACAAGCACAACAATTGTTCGGAGAGCAGCAGTCGCGCATGCAGCGGGAACTTCTGTCGGCGAGAATAAGCTCCGAACCCACAGCGAGATCTTCGCCCGGTCGGGCTGAATCTGAGCAGCGACGATCATCCACATCGACGGATTGCGATTGCGGTCAACAGGTTCCCAGCCTACTAGACGATGATCATCCGTGATGGAGCATGATGGACTGAATGAACGGGTCATAAGACGTGAGCTTACTGGGCGTGGGATCGAAAGAGATGTCGTCAAATGTACATTCGGGAACGTGATGGATTGGTATATGTGAGAGTGAAA from Anopheles coustani chromosome 3, idAnoCousDA_361_x.2, whole genome shotgun sequence harbors:
- the LOC131261141 gene encoding protein TRC8 homolog isoform X2, with translation MSVVRTKVLGLVDVIMRVPSLFIIDEILKMGMGVPMQVALQATNSTVQSNYELPMEKMLPEDERGMQDNIEMYKVISLAVLKFLICLFGAISAACVFMLWTRHLVIVYMYILSVGLIFLSYWSNVSALSVISDSPSLLEDVLSLNMDRLLDPGGVLISILPHLLAQWLMGVIFAYIHLGPRYKITQKALPFSFLMPLLLAMLPLPSVVLKHSPAFAAILPLVLSKIALWSSSFDVVKTILNGYQHARNFAGNFGIATLIENEWQRLNVPCVLRVFWTLRLTEHLVSLLMSSEAPLRFAATVQSLLVSGCETLTAVLGMTSIISLICHYIGKMFQLFLLSEDYDEDKSIGTVSAILFYILALQTGLTSLTPDKRIVRLCRNMCLLVTALLHFLHNIVAPILMSLSAARNPSRKRHARALMVCAFLLIAPGSLLTVLWSRHSPSTWLLAVTAFSVEVIVKVLVSLATYTLFLLDARRQTFWEKLDDYVYYIRAFGNSVEFCFGIFLFFNGAWILTFESGGAIRALMMGIHAYFNIWCEARAGWGVFMKRRTAVHKISSLPEATIAQLRQFDDVCAICYQDMTSAKITRCNHYFHGVCLRKWLYVQDRCPLCHEIIMNQDVNPGEDGTEERVHDNGQPQGSDAIGLQNMSQNTTGVNLQPQTSGQSSGTLLSSLTEAESEATGGDTTSGSSSQSGSEGTGDTGNLTNGSTGSSNSSGGTLSGMTNSSLVSAAAISFNLRRHHALLQQQQQSQQAQQLFGEQQSRMQRELLSARISSEPTARSSPGRAESEQRRSSTSTDCDCGQQVPSLLDDDHP
- the LOC131261141 gene encoding protein TRC8 homolog isoform X1 gives rise to the protein MSVVRTKVLGLVDVIMRVPSLFIIDEILKMGMGVPMQVALQATNSTVQSNYELPMEKMLPEDERGMQDNIEMYKVISLAVLKFLICLFGAISAACVFMLWTRHLVIVYMYILSVGLIFLSYWSNVSALSVISDSPSLLEDVLSLNMDRLLDPGGVLISILPHLLAQWLMGVIFAYIHLGPRYKITQKALPFSFLMPLLLAMLPLPSVVLKHSPAFAAILPLVLSKIALWSSSFDVVKTILNGYQHARNFAGNFGIATLIENEWQRLNVPCVLRVFWTLRLTEHLVSLLMSSEAPLRFAATVQSLLVSGCETLTAVLGMTSIISLICHYIGKMFQLFLLSEDYDEDKSIGTVSAILFYILALQTGLTSLTPDKRIVRLCRNMCLLVTALLHFLHNIVAPILMSLSAARNPSRKRHARALMVCAFLLIAPGSLLTVLWSRHSPSTWLLAVTAFSVEVIVKVLVSLATYTLFLLDARRQTFWEKLDDYVYYIRAFGNSVEFCFGIFLFFNGAWILTFESETIPIGGAIRALMMGIHAYFNIWCEARAGWGVFMKRRTAVHKISSLPEATIAQLRQFDDVCAICYQDMTSAKITRCNHYFHGVCLRKWLYVQDRCPLCHEIIMNQDVNPGEDGTEERVHDNGQPQGSDAIGLQNMSQNTTGVNLQPQTSGQSSGTLLSSLTEAESEATGGDTTSGSSSQSGSEGTGDTGNLTNGSTGSSNSSGGTLSGMTNSSLVSAAAISFNLRRHHALLQQQQQSQQAQQLFGEQQSRMQRELLSARISSEPTARSSPGRAESEQRRSSTSTDCDCGQQVPSLLDDDHP